The region CGGATCGCTCCCCGGCAACGTCATACCATGTGTATGTtaggcagccagccaggcgccgttgttcccgctcccgctccctTCCCTGGCACGCGCTCCCCTAATGACGCTCTGCTGCCGCGAGCACCCACCACTgccactaccactactaccaTCAACATCAACGGGCACGGGAACGGGAacaaaaagaagaagaaaaagagagGGAAGACGCCATTGACGCCTTCCCCCACCCCCAAATCCACAAGCAGGTTTAGCAACAGTAACAGCCATTTAAATCCAGCGCGCGTGCCGGTCTGATCTGTCGACGACTCGCTCACGATAGAAAAACAGTCTTGCGGTGTCTTTCCTGGCTTTTTCCGTTTCTAATCCCGACTGTCGCAGAATTGATACtcttgtttttttttcctttcgGTTCTCTTGCTAGACGGCTCTTCAGGTCGCGCGActggctcgacgacgacgacgacgacgacgactttaTAACTTGTCCCAGGTACGAAGGTACCTCCACGCGCCACCCACCCCGTCCTTGTGCCGCCCAGTCTAGGAACCTCGGCTTGCGCCAGCAGTGAGCACTAACAacgccccgcgcgcgcgtaaCCAgtaggtactttgtacgtctgcagcagcagcagcacaaaCACCATAAcctcgacatcgccaacttcaccaccaccacccaccgcTTCCCCCATCAAGAAACATACCGctttgcgccgcgccgcgtgcTGCaaacagccgccgcagcagcatccgcAGCATCCACAGCAACCATGGACCTCCTCATCTCGCTCCCCATCCTCTCCTACTTCCTCTCCCCGCACGTCGCCTCGTGGTCCACGTCCATCaacatcatcttcttctacatgacgtggacgacgctcatcatcacccacccgcccgtcAACGTGCAcatcgccggcatcctcgtcatccgcGTCTTCTTCTGGCTCGTCCCCTCgctcctcaccctcgcctTCGACACCGCCCtgcccggcctcgccgcctccctcaagcacggcggcgccgcctccctgccgccccgccactcgcgcttcctcgcccagcagctcgccgtcgccctcggcaacctcatcctcgccgtcgccttcgaGGGCTTCCTCGCGAAAGCCTACCTCGGCTTCTTCGGCCGCACCGACATcaagaccaccaccaccctgcccatgcccatgacCGTCTTCACCCACCTCATCGTCCTCtacgccgcccgcgagatCATCGTCTACTACCTCCACCGCTACGTCCTGCACCAGAgctcccgcggcgggcacTCCATCCTCTACGAGTGGTTCTCCCACCCGCACCGCTCCTGGGCGCActacctcggcggcgcgccctaCTCCctgctcgtcttcgccgaccaccccctcccctcgctgctgctgcgcgtcgtccccgtctacctgcccgccgtcctgCTAAGGCCCCACCTCGTCACCTacttcctcttcctcatcctcaccaccatcgaGGAGACGGTCACCATGTCGGGCTACGCCGCCATCCCGGGCTTCCTCATGTCCGGCATCGCCCAGCGCAACGCCATCCACTacgcctcgggcggcggcgccaactttggcaccgtcggcatcctcgactGGTTGaacgagacgggcggcggccagcacgtcctcgacgagattGCCCAGCGCTACTAACTTGTGGCTTTGGGAAGACGAGTCTCATTGTTTGTTTTTCTCTTTTCCTCTCTGTCATTCTGTTTTTCCTGGCGTATTGGGCGGTGCTTTGCTGGCTGATACCCTCCTTAGAGGCGTTATTGCATGGGTTCCATGTAGTCATGCGTGTGTTTTGTGGCTTATTTCTGTGCTTGGGCTGCCGTTGCGTGCTGGGACCCAAAATGCACTGGAGTTGGAGTCGGACATTAGACGGAGGACTTGGAGTTGAATGGCTGCCGGAGGAGTGCAGTTGGATGCAATACATGGCACATGTGTGTTCTCATGCTGAGACCCCTCAGCAACCTCATGGGCGCGTCGGGATGTCCCCCAATGCTCCCTCTCCATGCCGCTGCGATTCCCAGCGTATGCTGCAGTTGCCTGTCTATGTGTATGTATAAGTGGCGCTCTTATATGCACATCTTTCTTACCTTGCCCATCTATACCCCTGGCGTAGCCCGTGTATCTAACACTCCCACATGTCCTTTTGGTGACCCAGAGTGCcatctccctctctctctctcatccaACAGAACGAGCCTTTCTCTATCTCCCTCTGtccccgtctctctctcgcactcactcactcgcccacgccctcaCCACCCCATCTTGCGGCGATACCACGCCACCGTCTCCAGCCCGCTCTGCACGCGCATGCCGATCCGTGCGTCGAGCGTGTACGCCTCCcacgccttggccttgtctaGGTGTGCCTGGCACTCATCGagcttgcgccgccgccacgcctcCGCGTCttccaccgccaccgccgagcactcctgctgctgctgtgtgtcgcccacgcccacgccctctCCCTCTGCCACCGTTGCGTCTCTCCCTTGTGCGTTGCCCTTTGTCACAgtagtggtggcggcgtctgaCCCGTCTGTACTTTCCGTTGTCGGCTGCCCCTGCttgggcggtggtggccccTGGCGGCATTCCGTCCACGCTATGACGGCGAGCTCGTGCGTCGCCGAGGGGAGCACGTAGTCGTCCCTGTTGGAGCCTTTGAAGGCGGATCTGCGAGCATTAGGGGTTAGCAAGGGGGTCGTGTGCTCCTTGaacgtcctcgtcgaaggACTCTCTCGATGAGATATAGTACACAAGGGACACATAGCGGTGCCCCGGACAAAGCAGTCCGCCGCCTGACAAAGAGAAAACAAGGGGGTGAGGGAGCCAAGGAGCAACTTACCGGTCGTGCGCCGTGACatgctcctcgagcagcgcgcgcgcctcatCCAACTTGCCCTGggagcgcagcagcgc is a window of Purpureocillium takamizusanense chromosome 10, complete sequence DNA encoding:
- a CDS encoding uncharacterized protein (TransMembrane:4 (i12-34o46-69i100-122o142-160i)~COG:I~EggNog:ENOG503Q4GC), encoding MDLLISLPILSYFLSPHVASWSTSINIIFFYMTWTTLIITHPPVNVHIAGILVIRVFFWLVPSLLTLAFDTALPGLAASLKHGGAASLPPRHSRFLAQQLAVALGNLILAVAFEGFLAKAYLGFFGRTDIKTTTTLPMPMTVFTHLIVLYAAREIIVYYLHRYVLHQSSRGGHSILYEWFSHPHRSWAHYLGGAPYSLLVFADHPLPSLLLRVVPVYLPAVLLRPHLVTYFLFLILTTIEETVTMSGYAAIPGFLMSGIAQRNAIHYASGGGANFGTVGILDWLNETGGGQHVLDEIAQRY